From the Mycoplasmatota bacterium genome, one window contains:
- a CDS encoding P-loop NTPase: MVSKELLQEKIETLIDPTCNKTLKATGGIRYVGIDEENNKAVMVIALEKKDTNEAKQFKVQLTKLIKLDLGFSGLKLEIEELNSKEKGTVLDKEKKVRYIGIASGKGGVGKSTITANLAVTFAKLGHKVGLIDADIYGPSIPSVMDLDIIHPKGTEDEKIIPFEKFNVEVISTAFFIDDNKPLMWRGPMLHKMLEHFLYDVNWSDDIEYIFVDLPPGTGDVALDIQSLIPQCEMIVVTTPHPTASTIAVKAGFGARQLKHEIIGVIENMSYFSNPENKKHELIFGQGGGEVVAKQLDVPLLGQLEIAQPTTGHHSIYGLDEPNGLVYLSIAKQILQMK, from the coding sequence ATGGTTTCAAAAGAACTATTACAAGAAAAAATTGAAACATTAATTGATCCAACATGTAATAAAACCTTAAAAGCAACCGGTGGTATTCGCTATGTTGGCATTGATGAAGAAAATAATAAAGCAGTTATGGTTATTGCGCTTGAAAAAAAAGATACCAATGAAGCAAAACAGTTTAAAGTACAATTAACAAAATTGATTAAATTAGACTTAGGCTTTTCTGGATTAAAATTAGAAATTGAAGAATTGAATTCTAAGGAAAAAGGTACAGTCTTAGATAAAGAAAAAAAAGTTCGTTATATAGGAATTGCATCAGGAAAAGGTGGGGTTGGTAAATCTACCATTACTGCTAATTTAGCGGTAACTTTTGCGAAATTAGGTCATAAAGTTGGTCTTATTGATGCAGATATTTATGGCCCATCCATCCCAAGTGTAATGGACTTAGATATAATTCATCCTAAAGGTACCGAAGATGAAAAAATTATCCCTTTTGAAAAATTCAATGTTGAAGTCATATCAACTGCTTTCTTTATTGATGATAATAAGCCATTAATGTGGCGTGGACCCATGCTTCACAAAATGCTTGAACATTTCTTATATGATGTCAATTGGAGTGATGATATTGAATATATTTTTGTAGACTTACCTCCAGGAACAGGCGATGTAGCATTAGATATTCAATCACTAATTCCTCAATGTGAAATGATTGTTGTGACAACTCCTCACCCTACTGCTTCTACAATCGCTGTTAAAGCAGGTTTTGGAGCAAGACAATTAAAACATGAAATTATTGGTGTCATTGAAAACATGTCATACTTTAGTAATCCTGAAAACAAGAAACATGAGCTCATATTTGGTCAAGGTGGCGGAGAAGTAGTCGCAAAACAATTAGATGTTCCTCTTTTAGGACAACTAGAAATTGCACAACCAACGACCGGTCATCACTCAATCTATGGTCTAGATGAACCTAATGGATTGGTCTACTTATCAATCGCTAAACAAATCTTACAAATGAAATAA
- a CDS encoding nucleotidyltransferase codes for MKICGIIVEYNPLHNGHVYHLNQVKKISGCDLLIAVMSGNFVQRGQPSLISKEIRTKLALQAGVDVVVELPYLYAVSHADLFSLGAISILNHCGVDEIIFGSESNDSSTLLELATKIDHPHFNELLKSIMNDGYSYPEACSKALKIITNKNTDLLANDLLGIQYIRNILHINKNIAFKTIKRRKSNYNDQEILHEEIASATSIRKALMKKENVDHVIPDYTKQMLNKTKLHYWNDYFPYLKYQITSQKHALKEIHDINEGIENAMIQHIKKETNYNQFVSSLVSKRYTKGKIQRLLTHVLNHVTKEEVQKWNIWNGPQYVRILGFKEKKTHDIKQLKKTSQVPIITNKNRNNHNLLKIDLRASEIYHLVDCERERKIPIIYPD; via the coding sequence ATGAAAATTTGTGGTATTATTGTTGAATACAATCCTTTACATAATGGACATGTATATCACCTTAATCAAGTTAAAAAAATAAGTGGATGTGATTTATTAATCGCTGTTATGAGTGGTAATTTTGTTCAGCGTGGACAACCTAGTCTTATCAGTAAGGAAATTCGTACGAAACTTGCTTTACAAGCTGGTGTGGATGTTGTTGTTGAATTACCATATCTATATGCAGTTTCTCATGCTGATTTATTTAGTTTAGGTGCTATCTCTATTTTAAATCATTGTGGTGTTGATGAGATAATTTTTGGAAGCGAATCAAATGATAGTAGTACTTTATTAGAACTAGCAACAAAGATTGATCATCCACATTTTAATGAATTATTAAAAAGTATTATGAATGATGGTTATAGTTATCCTGAAGCTTGTAGTAAAGCACTAAAAATAATCACAAATAAAAATACAGATCTTTTAGCAAATGATTTATTAGGGATTCAATACATCAGAAATATACTTCATATCAATAAAAATATCGCATTTAAGACGATTAAACGAAGAAAATCTAATTATAACGATCAAGAAATCCTTCATGAGGAAATCGCTAGTGCAACAAGTATTCGAAAGGCGTTAATGAAAAAAGAAAATGTAGATCATGTGATACCTGATTATACTAAACAAATGTTGAACAAGACAAAACTCCACTATTGGAATGATTATTTTCCTTATTTAAAATATCAAATAACCAGTCAAAAACATGCTCTAAAGGAAATTCATGATATAAACGAAGGCATAGAAAATGCGATGATTCAACATATTAAAAAAGAAACTAATTATAATCAATTCGTTTCCTCATTAGTATCTAAACGCTATACAAAAGGGAAAATCCAGCGTTTATTAACCCATGTCTTAAACCATGTAACAAAAGAAGAAGTTCAAAAATGGAATATATGGAATGGGCCTCAATATGTACGTATTTTAGGATTTAAAGAAAAGAAAACCCATGATATAAAGCAACTCAAAAAAACTAGTCAAGTACCTATCATAACGAATAAAAATAGAAACAATCATAATTTATTAAAAATAGATTTACGGGCAAGTGAAATATACCATCTAGTTGATTGTGAAAGAGAAAGAAAAATACCTATAATTTATCCTGATTAA
- a CDS encoding DUF177 domain-containing protein has translation MKYYINELMKHGTTPFEINESVDFSSIASQHHEIRKMSKVVIAGKGQLSGEDVIFDLNIKCDLILPCALTLEDVKYHMDFDTKEFFTFKEHAKEEDYDYDMTIVKGQTIEIAPVIWQNIIVNIPQRVVSENAYNKMPKEGENWQIVDENNQENKIDPRFSILKDLLKK, from the coding sequence TTGAAGTATTATATCAATGAATTGATGAAACATGGCACAACACCATTTGAAATCAATGAATCAGTAGATTTTTCTTCAATTGCTTCACAACATCACGAGATAAGAAAAATGTCTAAAGTTGTAATTGCAGGTAAAGGACAATTATCAGGTGAAGATGTGATATTTGATTTAAATATTAAATGTGATTTAATATTGCCTTGTGCCTTAACATTAGAGGATGTTAAATATCACATGGATTTTGATACCAAAGAATTCTTTACCTTTAAAGAGCATGCTAAAGAGGAAGATTATGACTATGATATGACAATCGTTAAAGGTCAAACGATTGAAATAGCACCTGTTATTTGGCAAAATATTATTGTTAATATTCCTCAACGTGTTGTTAGTGAAAATGCATATAACAAGATGCCTAAAGAAGGAGAAAATTGGCAAATAGTTGATGAAAATAATCAGGAAAATAAAATCGATCCTCGATTTTCTATATTGAAAGACCTACTAAAAAAATAA
- the rpmF gene encoding 50S ribosomal protein L32, giving the protein MAVPFRRTSKTAKRKRRSHFKISIPGMVKCPNCGEYVKPHHVCGECGHYNGKEVISVETSE; this is encoded by the coding sequence ATGGCTGTACCTTTTAGACGTACATCAAAAACTGCTAAACGTAAAAGAAGAAGTCATTTCAAAATTTCTATTCCAGGAATGGTAAAATGTCCTAATTGTGGTGAATATGTAAAACCTCATCATGTTTGTGGTGAATGTGGACACTATAACGGAAAAGAAGTTATATCTGTTGAAACTTCTGAATAA
- a CDS encoding GGDEF domain-containing protein, whose product MPLDETIISITYQSLLLFVLIMALSFLYKGKTYTQYYKKSLIILLPVNLVIFLMYFLGISQLLSVFIIIFTLNIIYLGLKNALFLYLFLVLENLLFVSNYTLLIAYLFMILITHFNLNLIKNYRKKITVGYFLSFVFLNAELFLSHLTYDYYVLYNISCFIIWTLIIHLVLFLNKRNRNIVLHKVNLFNDKKTNISNYCCLLNQSLQFLKNKDTNISLILINIDRLKAINKLYGDYCGDQVIKIVANSIKKNVEEYGNVYRLDGDTFCVVSINEKFKMMQTISERIRLEVAIKDLIIDNNKINLSVSIGGYYGKIESKNIDDYIEVAYDSLLNSKYNGRNRVFLNNHMDYYPKVM is encoded by the coding sequence ATGCCACTTGATGAAACCATAATCTCAATTACTTATCAATCCTTATTATTATTTGTTTTAATTATGGCTCTTAGCTTTTTATATAAAGGAAAAACCTATACTCAATATTATAAAAAAAGTTTAATCATTTTATTACCAGTTAATCTGGTGATATTTTTAATGTACTTTTTAGGTATTTCCCAATTATTATCTGTTTTTATCATCATTTTTACATTAAATATTATCTATTTAGGATTAAAAAATGCGCTTTTTCTTTACTTATTCTTAGTATTGGAAAATTTATTGTTTGTTTCAAATTATACTCTATTAATAGCCTACCTTTTTATGATATTAATTACCCATTTTAACTTAAATTTGATTAAAAATTACCGAAAAAAAATAACTGTTGGCTATTTTTTATCATTTGTCTTTTTAAATGCAGAACTATTTTTATCTCACCTTACTTATGATTACTATGTTCTGTATAATATTTCATGTTTTATCATTTGGACTTTAATTATTCATCTTGTTTTATTCTTAAATAAAAGAAATCGGAATATTGTTTTACATAAAGTAAATCTATTTAATGATAAAAAGACAAATATAAGTAATTATTGTTGTTTGCTAAATCAGTCCTTACAATTTTTAAAGAATAAGGATACTAATATTTCACTAATTTTAATTAATATTGATCGATTAAAAGCGATTAATAAATTGTATGGAGATTACTGTGGTGATCAAGTGATAAAAATTGTAGCTAATAGTATAAAAAAGAATGTAGAAGAATATGGAAATGTTTATCGGTTAGATGGAGATACATTTTGTGTTGTTTCTATAAATGAAAAATTTAAAATGATGCAAACTATTTCTGAAAGAATTAGATTAGAAGTTGCGATAAAAGATTTAATTATTGATAATAATAAGATTAATCTCTCTGTTTCTATCGGAGGGTATTATGGTAAGATAGAGAGTAAAAACATCGATGATTATATCGAAGTAGCATATGATTCATTATTAAATTCAAAATACAATGGAAGAAATCGTGTCTTCTTAAATAACCACATGGATTATTATCCTAAGGTAATGTAA
- the deoC gene encoding deoxyribose-phosphate aldolase — MKLNKFIDHTALKPQTTVQDIVKLCEEAKKYDFKSVCVNPTHIQHAKELLKGTDVLVCTVIGFPLGANTIETKVFETQDAITKGADEIDMVINIGRAKINDFEYIEKEIRSVVESSTGKTVKVILETCLLSDEEIVRCCQAAKDAKAQFVKTSTGFSTGGATVHDIQLMRKTVGELMGVKASGGVRSKKDCLEMIENGATRIGASSGVKIMEDETVSDDTNY, encoded by the coding sequence ATGAAATTAAATAAATTTATTGACCACACAGCATTAAAACCACAAACAACGGTACAAGACATTGTTAAATTGTGTGAAGAAGCAAAAAAATATGATTTTAAATCAGTTTGTGTAAATCCTACGCATATTCAACATGCGAAAGAATTATTGAAAGGGACTGATGTATTAGTTTGTACAGTCATTGGTTTTCCTTTAGGGGCAAACACAATTGAAACAAAAGTATTTGAAACCCAAGATGCTATTACTAAAGGTGCAGATGAAATTGATATGGTCATTAATATTGGTAGAGCAAAAATTAATGACTTTGAATATATTGAAAAAGAGATTCGTTCTGTAGTAGAAAGTAGCACTGGTAAAACAGTTAAAGTTATTTTAGAGACTTGTCTGTTATCAGATGAAGAAATCGTAAGATGTTGTCAAGCAGCCAAAGATGCTAAAGCTCAATTCGTTAAAACCTCAACTGGATTCTCTACTGGTGGAGCAACCGTACATGACATTCAATTAATGAGAAAAACTGTAGGCGAGTTAATGGGTGTTAAAGCATCTGGTGGTGTTAGAAGTAAAAAAGATTGTCTTGAAATGATTGAAAATGGGGCAACAAGAATTGGTGCTTCTAGTGGTGTTAAAATCATGGAAGATGAAACAGTAAGTGATGATACTAATTATTAG
- the deoD gene encoding purine-nucleoside phosphorylase, which yields MTIPTPHIETKEANLIAETVLLPGDPLRAKFIAENFLEDVKQFNAVRNMFGFTGTYKGKKISVMGSGMGMPSIGIYSYELIHFYGVKNLIRVGSCGAMQPNMKLYDLVFGMSASTNSNYLHQYQLPGTYAPTASFELLQKAVNQAEKFQYPYHVGSILSSDVFYDDDNESWKKWAKMGVLSVEMEAAALYANAARAGVNALTILTVSDSLVTHELTSSAERQTAFTKMMEVALELA from the coding sequence ATGACTATACCTACCCCCCATATTGAAACAAAAGAAGCAAATTTGATTGCTGAAACGGTACTTCTTCCAGGAGATCCGTTACGCGCTAAATTTATCGCAGAAAACTTTTTAGAAGATGTGAAGCAATTTAACGCAGTACGAAATATGTTTGGTTTTACAGGAACTTATAAAGGGAAAAAAATATCTGTGATGGGTTCAGGCATGGGGATGCCTTCTATAGGGATATATAGCTATGAATTAATTCATTTTTATGGAGTGAAAAACTTAATTCGTGTTGGATCTTGTGGAGCAATGCAACCGAATATGAAACTATATGATTTAGTATTTGGAATGAGTGCTTCAACAAATTCTAATTATTTACATCAATATCAATTGCCAGGAACATATGCTCCTACTGCTAGTTTTGAACTTTTACAAAAAGCAGTCAACCAAGCCGAAAAATTTCAATATCCATATCATGTAGGAAGCATTTTATCTAGTGATGTATTCTATGATGATGATAATGAAAGTTGGAAAAAATGGGCTAAAATGGGTGTTTTATCTGTTGAAATGGAAGCAGCTGCTTTATATGCAAATGCTGCCAGAGCAGGTGTAAACGCTTTAACAATATTGACTGTATCAGATTCATTAGTTACACATGAATTAACTTCATCTGCTGAAAGACAAACAGCTTTCACAAAGATGATGGAAGTAGCTTTAGAGTTAGCTTAA
- a CDS encoding insulinase family protein, giving the protein MQRINYKINGLNVIFIKTDKFKTTDFILNFRNYLNGDTVTKRALIPYVLKAGTQNYSTKKEINEKLETLYGASLGISINKQGLMQILSMRMSIINDTYLMTNSTLLEDAFQFFHEVIFNPKCENNVFSEKIVSEEKRLLKAQFNALYDDKIRYAYDKLIEEMCKDENYRIKALGRIEDIDSIDPSNLYSVYQDILKNDTVDLLVIGDIDKERLKGLIEKHLSFNDRQEIKEVVDTQTKEIDKVNKIVESQELNQAKLNIGFRTNVNGKDNDYYHLLLMNAMLGVYPHSLLFRNVREKASLCYYISSNIDKAKGIMIIYAGINKKDFDQAYKLVLDQINKLITGDFDEALMNNSSKALVNDLLQMSDNPIAVLASEYSHLLYDEIFDINSIIEKIKAVTKEDIQKVAQKLKEDTIFFLTKEEVNE; this is encoded by the coding sequence ATGCAACGGATAAATTATAAGATTAATGGACTAAATGTTATTTTTATTAAAACTGATAAATTTAAAACAACTGATTTTATACTAAATTTTCGTAATTATTTAAATGGAGATACGGTTACAAAAAGAGCCTTAATTCCATATGTTTTAAAAGCTGGAACTCAAAATTATTCAACCAAAAAAGAAATTAATGAAAAATTAGAAACCCTTTATGGAGCTTCTTTAGGTATTTCAATTAATAAACAAGGGTTAATGCAAATTCTTTCGATGCGAATGTCTATAATAAATGATACTTATTTAATGACTAATTCAACATTATTAGAGGATGCTTTTCAATTTTTCCATGAGGTAATTTTTAATCCAAAATGTGAAAACAATGTTTTTTCTGAAAAAATTGTTTCAGAAGAAAAACGTTTATTAAAGGCACAATTTAATGCTTTATATGATGATAAAATTCGTTATGCTTATGATAAATTAATTGAAGAAATGTGTAAGGATGAAAATTATCGAATTAAGGCATTAGGACGTATTGAAGATATCGATTCTATTGACCCATCAAATCTTTATTCAGTTTACCAAGATATTTTAAAGAATGATACAGTTGATTTACTAGTGATTGGTGATATCGATAAAGAACGACTTAAAGGTTTAATTGAAAAACATTTATCTTTTAATGACCGTCAAGAAATTAAAGAAGTGGTTGATACACAAACTAAAGAAATTGATAAAGTGAATAAAATAGTTGAGTCTCAAGAACTTAACCAAGCAAAACTAAATATTGGTTTTAGAACAAATGTTAATGGAAAAGATAATGATTATTATCATTTACTTTTAATGAATGCGATGTTAGGTGTCTATCCTCATTCATTACTATTTAGAAATGTTAGAGAAAAAGCAAGTTTATGTTATTACATATCAAGTAATATCGATAAAGCTAAAGGAATTATGATTATCTATGCAGGAATAAATAAAAAAGATTTTGATCAAGCATATAAACTGGTTTTAGATCAGATTAATAAATTAATCACCGGTGATTTTGATGAAGCACTTATGAATAATTCTTCAAAAGCATTAGTAAATGATTTACTACAAATGAGTGATAATCCAATAGCAGTACTTGCAAGTGAATACTCACATTTACTCTATGATGAAATCTTTGATATCAATTCAATTATCGAAAAAATAAAAGCAGTCACAAAAGAAGATATACAAAAAGTTGCACAAAAATTAAAAGAAGACACAATCTTCTTTCTTACTAAAGAAGAGGTGAATGAGTAA
- a CDS encoding insulinase family protein gives MEKMVYDNLKETVYYEKLDNGLEVYMLPKKGFNKFYATFTTKYGSIDNTFIPIGKKDYITVPDGIAHFLEHKMFESESGDAFEKFTEYAANSNAYTAFNRTAYLFSCTSYFEENLNLLLDFVQDPYFTDQNVDKEKNIIAQEISMYDDNPDWQLYFGTIENMFKENGVRVDIAGTEESIYQITKELLYECYNTFYHPANMLLFVVGDMDIDQTIELIRNNQSKKDFKPFEKVEKKFVFESNEVNQKQTLTKMDVSTPKVAVGIKNNESRFQGKELMKYEIALDIIFDYLFSKSSTNYQQLLDDALINNTFSYELTIEYSYGFGIISSDTEKPDELTKRLKDILINARHMKMSEEEFTRRKNKLLGASIKSFNSPDAIANSFTRYKFNGMNMFDAIKEYEKLTLADIEEVLPFFDERAITTKVIMPK, from the coding sequence ATGGAAAAAATGGTTTATGATAATCTAAAAGAAACGGTTTATTATGAGAAATTAGATAATGGATTAGAAGTATATATGCTACCTAAAAAAGGGTTTAATAAGTTTTATGCTACTTTTACAACGAAGTATGGCTCAATTGATAACACCTTTATACCAATTGGGAAAAAGGACTATATAACAGTTCCAGATGGTATCGCTCACTTTTTAGAACATAAAATGTTTGAAAGTGAATCAGGGGATGCCTTCGAGAAATTTACTGAGTATGCTGCTAATTCAAATGCCTATACTGCTTTTAATAGAACAGCTTATTTATTTTCTTGTACTTCCTATTTTGAAGAAAATTTAAATTTATTGCTTGATTTTGTTCAAGATCCGTATTTTACAGATCAAAACGTTGATAAAGAAAAAAATATTATCGCTCAAGAAATCAGTATGTATGATGATAATCCTGATTGGCAATTATATTTTGGAACCATTGAAAATATGTTTAAAGAAAATGGCGTAAGGGTAGATATAGCTGGAACAGAAGAATCAATCTATCAAATCACAAAAGAATTATTATATGAGTGTTATAATACTTTCTATCATCCTGCAAATATGTTGTTATTTGTTGTAGGAGATATGGATATTGACCAGACCATTGAACTTATAAGAAATAATCAAAGTAAAAAAGATTTCAAACCATTTGAAAAAGTAGAGAAGAAATTTGTTTTTGAATCTAATGAAGTTAATCAAAAACAAACCCTTACCAAAATGGATGTTTCAACACCAAAAGTGGCTGTTGGAATAAAAAATAATGAATCAAGATTCCAAGGTAAGGAATTAATGAAATATGAAATAGCTTTAGATATTATTTTTGACTATTTATTTAGTAAAAGTTCAACTAATTATCAGCAATTACTCGATGATGCATTAATAAATAATACCTTCAGTTATGAGTTAACAATAGAATATTCTTATGGATTTGGTATCATTAGTAGTGATACTGAAAAACCAGATGAGTTAACTAAACGCTTGAAAGATATATTAATCAACGCAAGACATATGAAAATGAGTGAAGAAGAGTTTACGAGAAGAAAAAATAAATTATTAGGTGCTTCAATAAAGTCATTCAATTCGCCTGATGCTATCGCAAATTCATTTACAAGATATAAATTTAATGGAATGAATATGTTTGATGCGATTAAAGAATATGAAAAATTAACATTGGCTGATATAGAAGAAGTACTTCCATTCTTTGATGAAAGAGCGATTACTACAAAAGTTATTATGCCTAAATAG
- a CDS encoding thymidylate synthase, whose protein sequence is MKQYIDLCRHILDKGTLKEDRTSTGTISTFGYQMRFDLAKGFPLLTTKKLHLKSIIHELLWFISGDTNIKYLQENGVRIWNEWAADNGDLGPVYGHQWRHWDSSDGSVIDQLSDVIKQIKTNPNSRRMIVSAWNVGDLNKMALPPCHLLFQFYVNDNKLSCQLYQRSADVFLGVPFNIASYSLLTMMIAQVCDLELGEFIHTIGDAHLYQNHLEQVNIQLSREPRDLPQMEINSEIKSIFDFKYEDFKLKNYNPHPHIKGKVSV, encoded by the coding sequence ATGAAACAATATATAGATTTATGTCGACATATTTTAGATAAAGGTACCCTAAAAGAAGATAGAACAAGTACGGGAACTATCTCAACATTTGGTTATCAAATGCGATTTGATTTAGCGAAAGGGTTTCCTCTGTTAACAACAAAAAAATTACATTTAAAATCGATTATCCATGAATTATTGTGGTTTATTTCAGGTGATACAAATATCAAATATTTACAAGAAAATGGGGTAAGAATTTGGAATGAATGGGCAGCTGATAATGGAGATTTAGGTCCTGTCTATGGACATCAATGGCGTCATTGGGATTCATCTGATGGATCAGTGATTGATCAATTATCTGATGTGATTAAGCAAATAAAAACAAATCCTAATTCCAGACGTATGATTGTATCAGCATGGAATGTAGGTGATTTAAATAAAATGGCACTACCACCATGTCATTTGTTATTTCAATTTTACGTGAATGATAATAAATTGTCCTGCCAATTGTATCAACGTTCTGCTGATGTATTTTTAGGTGTTCCATTTAATATTGCATCTTATAGTTTATTAACAATGATGATTGCACAGGTTTGTGATTTAGAATTAGGGGAATTTATTCATACCATAGGTGATGCTCATCTTTATCAAAATCACCTTGAACAAGTCAATATTCAATTATCAAGAGAGCCTCGTGACTTACCACAAATGGAAATTAATTCAGAAATCAAATCAATCTTTGATTTTAAATATGAGGATTTCAAATTAAAAAATTATAATCCTCATCCACATATAAAGGGAAAGGTTAGTGTCTAA
- a CDS encoding dihydrofolate reductase: MLSIIVAFDKNQLIGKDNKMPWHYPEDLKYFKEVTWGKKVVMGSNTYQSILDYLHKPLPNRHNIVITSKKDKYPEIECYESIEHFLRQYHKSTEEIFIIGGKMIYEQFINLVDRLYITHIDKTFEGDTYFPHFDKEDFKIINKKSREELSFIIYERKVQDNE; this comes from the coding sequence ATGTTGTCCATTATTGTAGCGTTTGATAAAAATCAATTGATTGGCAAAGATAATAAAATGCCTTGGCATTATCCTGAGGATTTAAAGTATTTTAAAGAAGTAACGTGGGGGAAAAAGGTAGTGATGGGTAGTAATACTTATCAATCCATTCTTGATTATTTACATAAACCATTACCTAATAGGCATAATATTGTTATTACTTCTAAAAAAGATAAATATCCTGAGATAGAATGCTATGAAAGTATTGAACATTTTTTAAGACAATATCACAAATCTACAGAAGAGATATTTATAATTGGCGGTAAAATGATTTATGAACAATTTATTAATCTTGTTGATCGTTTATATATAACCCATATAGATAAAACATTTGAAGGAGATACTTATTTTCCTCATTTTGATAAAGAGGATTTTAAAATTATAAACAAAAAATCAAGAGAAGAACTTAGTTTTATTATTTATGAAAGAAAGGTACAAGATAATGAATAG
- a CDS encoding 1-acyl-sn-glycerol-3-phosphate acyltransferase codes for MPKIIIVTFIILYVFYPLTWLNLLISILISIGIVFVYQVLEITLRGKYYMYLINKGKAVANEKIYKTMHLYGKLVNIILRMNVTVYNYERFDPNKAYLITPNHQSNIDATIMAETFKDPISFVAKIALSRIIVVRDWMKLSGCFFLDKNDMRSQIKVMKQVEGKLNQRNSFVIFPEGKRSFTPEMNEFKSGTFKMATKTKADILPVTINHAHKLKNNYPWRKTEIQVYIHDAISYETYQDMSTQEIATMVQKIVASKIDCD; via the coding sequence ATGCCCAAAATAATTATTGTAACATTTATTATACTATATGTTTTTTATCCATTGACTTGGTTAAATCTTCTTATATCAATACTAATCTCAATTGGAATTGTTTTTGTGTATCAAGTATTAGAAATTACACTTCGTGGTAAATATTATATGTATTTAATTAATAAAGGTAAAGCTGTAGCAAACGAAAAAATTTACAAAACGATGCATTTATATGGTAAACTAGTTAACATTATATTAAGAATGAATGTAACTGTTTATAATTATGAACGATTTGACCCAAATAAAGCTTATTTAATTACACCTAATCATCAGAGTAATATTGATGCTACAATCATGGCAGAAACTTTTAAAGACCCAATTAGTTTTGTAGCGAAAATAGCCCTTTCTAGAATCATTGTTGTAAGAGATTGGATGAAATTATCAGGGTGTTTCTTTTTAGATAAAAATGATATGCGGAGTCAAATCAAAGTAATGAAACAAGTAGAAGGTAAGTTAAATCAGAGGAATAGTTTCGTTATTTTCCCAGAAGGTAAACGCTCATTCACACCAGAGATGAATGAATTTAAATCAGGGACATTTAAAATGGCAACTAAAACGAAGGCGGATATTTTACCTGTAACTATTAATCATGCTCACAAACTAAAAAACAACTACCCATGGCGTAAAACAGAAATTCAAGTTTATATTCATGATGCTATTTCTTATGAAACCTATCAAGATATGAGTACACAAGAAATTGCTACAATGGTTCAAAAGATTGTTGCATCTAAGATTGATTGTGACTAA